The DNA region gataaaatatttcataCTAAGTTTTATtcctaacttaattttataataaaaatatttaaatataaattatatcactTTATAATCAACTtaagtcaaaattaattttacaataacCAGATGCCGTATAGATGCCATTATAtagcaagaaagaaaatagaacaTACACACGCAACTATCGGGGAAAAACCCAAAGATGATTTCCTTTGAAGGTGTTAGCGTTACTGGAGTTGCTTTATGCTTTAAGCTACAAACATCTCATTACAAGTGCACAATTGCTAGCTCAAAGATACACTTACACTACATTCAGAGATATTGACTAtaatattgaaactaaaaaagttAGTAGAAATTCCTGCCATGTCCATTCTTAGGTGTTAATCGTTTACACTGAATCTGCTTCCTGTTTTCAAATTGATCCTCGAGACTTTATGCATAACAGGCCTTTTCTACAAATGCCAGATTGAAATTCTGGTTTAAAGCCACCTTCAAATTAGAATATCTAGATTAAGATTCCTTATGTTTAATCCCACCTTCAAATTAGAAGATCTGGATTAAGATTGAGACTGCTTCTACTTCTAATTATGCCTGAAATAATCCCTTCTACATCAAATTATGACGTCAACAGAATTTTTGGATACACTCGGAGAAAATTGATGGGATTAACTTGAGTGACACGAGTAAAACACTAAAACTAGAGGACTGTACAAACTGTAAGGGCAAGCTTTCTCTCAAACCATCTGTAGAACTTTTATACATCCACTTGAATTGGCTGCAACAACCATGTCTGATTTTCCTCTCCAGCACACACTTGAAACAAACAAACCATTGTCATCATCTGTCTCTTCACCAGAAATAGGATCAATGGACCCAAACCTGTGCGAAGTGACTGGCATGGGAAGAGATTTATGGTAGACATAAACCTGCAAGATCATATACTGGTATCATCACAAAATCTGTGCATATACAAATCACATAACAGGATGAGTGTACTCTCATTTCAGAGAGGTTTGTGAATAGTTGATATAAAACAACACaagtgaaattaaaataagctaTATGGATAAAATACTAATTGAATTGCCATATTTGTATTTGGTAACTTAAAAGCCTGTCTAACAAATGTTATAATGAAAAGTAATATATACCTCATTTGTTTCTGAACCACATGCTATATATCCATCGGCAACTGATAAACCCACAAAATTCTGTCAAAGCAAGAGGTGGAACATAAGTCATCATCAGTCTTTCTGATTTTCAGATGAGTTGCTCATTGAAGTagttaacaaaataatattatggaAGGTAAATCTGGATTTTGTAAATTTGTTTTCACTACTCAGTACTCAGACCATCAGAATGCTATATCTAACACCACAAAAAagttgatttcttttctttttttaaaacacattttggAATTTACAATCAGTGCAACAATACTTAAAACCAAACCTTCTCATTAGTATGTCCAGACAGGGTTAAGCTGCAAGCACTAGTTGATGGACCCACAGGAGAGGTTTTATTGAGATCCCAGATCTTCAACATGTTATCGGTTGATGCAGAAACAAGTGTTTCAGAGTCCAAGAATTTGACATAGCTTACAGCTTTACGATGGCCAGCCAACACACACCAAGGGTTTCTAAGATTGCGAAGATCATAGCAATATGCTGAGTAATCAGCAGATCCAAAGGCCAGCAAATGAGAGGAATGAGTAGAGAACTGAACACAGCAGACATTAGCAACATTCCTGATTGTGGCTAAACTGTTTTTCTGCaaaataattttgcattttATAAGCTCTGGATCAATTATATGGAACAAACTATCATGTTATTTTTTGCTGTAGCTTTAGCCAAGATCAGATTCACCAATGCCATAACAActtgagagaaagcaaaaatcaATAGTAACCCCAGTTTCTTTAATTACTGTTTTTCCATCAAGCAAATTCTGCACATTCAAGTGGGTGTACCTAATTGCCTATGAACTGTGTATGCATGCTAAAGAGCTTAAGCTTACCTCATTGATATTCCACAGTTTCACAGAACAATCATCACTCCCACTGGCAAATTTAGTAGGGCATAACAAAGAGAAATCAACAGACCAAGCCCTCTTTTCATGTTCGGTGAATCGAGAAAACCCTTGGCCTGTATTAGCATCCCATAGCTGAAAATGCAGCCATTTAGGCAATGCAATTAGTAAAGCTGGAAATAAGAGCATACCAATTATCAAGAAATGGTTTCATTTTTcatactaaaagaaaaaatttccaactttttttttttgctttctggTGGATACCAATGTCATTCTAATTTATCAGACAAACTCTACATGATGGGACCCAGTGTATCATAACATACTCATGCTCATTACTACTTTCTCTGCTTCCTAGAGTACTACATTAAAGAAGTTAAAAAAGCAATCCATCTTTGAACTAAAATAAAGCCAGCAATTGGACGTGGTCATCCTTAAACACTTCAGGtcaaaaaataatcatacaagCACCATAGAGAATCATGGAAACCAATTAGAAAAGCCAAGAAAAGAAACCAACAATTTACTATCAGCTCATTAAAACTCGGATGCCAATCTGGACAAAATTAAAGTACAGTTCTCCATTTGTCCCTTTAGGGTTAGTTTCTCTTATTCTTGAAAATgggaatgaaaaattaaatgatgaattttcagtacaattttttacataaatttcaTCCACAATGTTTTGCTCCCATTTTTGAAGGTGTAACAAACTCACCCTTAGAAGCAATTTTATCCCAAATATACAAGCTTATTTAGTAGACCCTTGAAGATAAAACCATTACATTTTGGTTCAGAACAGCATGTGCAAAAATGTAACTGATGAATAAAACAGAGAATGTATGCCAATGATATAAGCAATAGTTTAAATGGTATTTAATCTAATGTGCAAGCCATACAAACAAACCTTAACAGCACCATCATAGTCTGTGGAGGCAAGATAGTTCTGGATGTAGTTATTCCAGCAAACACAACTGAGCCTTGATCTGTTTGACATCTCAACTACAGGATAATGGATGTCAATGGAATCATTGAAAAGTGCATTGaactcaaatattttaattttctttgataTCCCAGCAGCAGCAAAGTAATCTTCATCCCTATCAAAACTCAGAGAGCATATTACATTTGCAGGATTATTAAAATCAGTATTTCTTAGTATGCCCCGCACTTCAAACTTGCTATAACGTGCATACTTGCACAAACTGTCAAAGAAAGCTCCTAAAGCATCTGTCGCTTTATGTTGTTCCATGTCTTTTTGAGCTCCACACCAATTGTCATGATTTATCAGTATATCTTTATCTGGGTGAGTTGCAGTATCTGTTTCAGGAAGCTTAATTTTGGATCTCATGGAAAAGTAAGCACTTTCAAGTCGGGGTATAATTTTCATCAATCTCAGTTCATTTGCATTAGAAATTATGGATTCTTTAAGAGATACATTCTCTATTTGAAGAGAGGAGTCATTCTGCAAGCTTGAGGGAAGCAAGGATTTTCTCAAGTCATGTCTCCTCTCCACCTCTTTCACATCTGATTCTAAGCATCTGATTTCTTCTGCCAATTTGTTGGCATCCATGTGCTTCTGCTCTTTTAGTGAGATGAGGAAATGCAATAGCAATTCTGATTCTGCATCATCTTGATTGAGACTTGATGATAATTCCTCACAGTACACCTCATGGATTCCATTAATCACTTCAGATTGTAGGATCTCCCTGTTGTGCAAAATAAGTTATTACTTCAGGAAATCATAGTGGGCTGTGGTAGATATAGAACTTGAACTCAAAAAGAAAATCGAACCTCCTTACAAGACTAATAAATTGATctagaacaagaacaaaaagaagCCTTCTCAGAAAATTGAGCCCAAGGTGAACCTCCTGtagtgctcaatttccactagTCCTGccttctcccccccccccccccccaatctcCCATCTTATCCCGTTCAAGTCATTACTTTAAATTTGGGGATTCTATTTATGACTACACTCTAATGTCTTGTTATAAATAATACGCATGTGTGCACCTGAGACAATTTTCAGAAATCTTTTATCTATATCCCCTAATCTTTGCTTGTGTCTAGGATCTTATCTGCCTCTCCACTCTCAAGCTGCCCAACTGTCTAGTTCATCCCCCCTTCCCTCCTGGGTAACTGCCTGTTCTTTTGGCAAGACCTCTGAAATCTGAACAGTTTTCCTTTGCCGTCCCTCCCAGCTTTTTCTATTATAAACTCGTGTTATTGGAGGCCTATGAGTGCATAACTCATATTTCAGGCCCATAATTAAAGGACAAGCCTAGTAGAATACTTACTTGAGACTTTCCTAAAACTGTATTTAAGGACTGAAAGGGAAGAAtatcaattttcaaaattcactaaGCCAAACAATAAATGTGATATGTTTTAGTACAGACTAAAATGAAAACACACATACCGTTATATAATAGTCGGTAGTaagtaatatcaaataaaaGAGTTTGACATCTCTAAGGAAAAAAATCAACTctacagaattttttttaaaataataacaacaaaaagaaaagaaaattcacaTTTGGGTATGCACTTTCACAATCTAGTTAAAATGGAACTCTATTTTTACTGTACTTGATAAATAAAGAATTTCTTCCCATCTTTCATTTTGCGGGTTGATGCATCCAATGGGTGGTTAATAAATCTTTAACTAATATCTGGATATGTTCAAGTTATGGGTGGGAACTAGAATAGGAGAGGAAAAGTAGCAAGAGCTCCACAACATTGTCAGCCATCGGTTTCCAACCAATGTGGAGTTGAACCCTGTTGTGTGATGCTCTTGATGGAGCCTAGCACCACCCCAACCAGTTACGTTAAGCATTGGAGCCACCCTTTCCAGATAAGTAAAAATATGGTAGACTTTGCTAGCTTGTTTTGgatttgaaaagagatgaagcATTGCAGAAACTTATTTTGGATAAATAgtcagaaaaaaaatgtgatttatacaaatgtgtttggttggggTTTGCGAGATATTCTTTCCAAAATGCATTCACCAAAAGGTAGTATATTCTTCTTCAAACTCTCAATGACACTGGAGAGTAGTTAAAACAACAGGCTGTAGACCAATGATGACAAAATTTTAATGGGGTGGACTATGAAATCTTTGTTGGTTAATAGTAGGCTGGGGACACAATGGAAACCTTATCTAGAAAAATATAATGGGAGATTTTCTGCTAAATATGAGATGATTGATGAATCCAATGATGATCATGATACTCACTCAGAAAGGAAAAGGCTTGAGAATTCTTGGAAGGAGTATGGCAAATGGATGGACAGTAGAATTAAAACTATGGATACATAGCTTTCTGAACAATCATCCCAGAGAACATGCCATGATTTCGTTTTATAACATTTATCATatttacatttaatttaattaaagtaaatttgATAACTATGATACAAAGATTTCCGTGTTACCTTAATGTTGGACGTGATGATGGTTCAGGATGCATCATCCAAAGGCAAAATCCTGCTTCCATAGGATACTCTGATAGGAAAACTGAAGGAAGAATCCTATGGCGAAGATTAGACATTGCAGCAATATGTGCTCTTTCTGAGTCAAAATGATTAAGTAACTGAAAGAAATGACCTAAAATATAATCAGTCCGTAACTTTATGTAAACTAATGCTGCTGTAATGTTTCAATAAGAATTGACTAAGaattagtatttaataaaagaatatcAGATCATTCAAAGGTCTACCAAAACAATTAAtggattaaatttattatagcaaGTAATTGATTAGAAaggtttattatttatttaatgttaacgATTTCAAAACACAGACAGAAGcatgattaatttatttcatgTTAGAATCAGATTAAAAGATTcagatttattatttatttaatgttaacgATTTCAAAACAATGAACAAGCATAAGTAATCTCTTTAATAAGTTATTTCATGTTAGAATCAGATTAAAAGATTCCTCAAACTTTAGGCCAAGAAACATCTCTTATAGAGAAAGTGTCAGAGTATCAGAGTTCCATTGCAAGGATGTCTGTAAGGTAATTCtcaaaagaaggaaagacatcCCCCCTCCCCCTCCCCCCAAAACACAGACAGAAGCATGTTTCCTAGTTCATACATGTGTACTTCGTATTTAGAAACACATCAATTTTGAGAAGTCAACAATATAACAGAGTAAgtgaacattgaattcaattAATGTAATAAAGAGGGCATCCATCAAGTACGCTATGCACCTCAAAAAGAAGGACTCCAAGACAGTAGATATTTGATGATGTTGTGCAACCACCCTCAGGACTTGCATACCATTTATCTTCCAATCCTTCATTTAAAGAAGTCAATTGCAATTGACCTGCACTAGATATGTGAGGGATGCGAGACATTCTCCCAATATTATGTTTAGAAAATTGGATATCTTCCTTGTATTCATTGTAATAATTTTGTGATCCCACTGCATTGACTTTAATATCATTGGCAATTTGAAGATACAAGTCAGTCCTAGGAGGGCATTGACTCCAATCACCAGCAACTCTAGCATTTTCATTGAATTTCTGTTTCTTCAATTGCAAATTAAGAGAGGGAGATATTACCGTCTCTGACAGCCTTTTTCTAATAAAAGAATTATCTAGCTGAAGAACTTCAGAATTTGCAACACTATCTAATGTCTGTTTCTGAGCAGGCAACCCAAGGTACATAACCTGGTTTGATGGCAACAATTTAATATAAGAAGGGTACAGATTGCGCATTGCAACTCCCTCGAAGTGAGAACCATCAACCAAATCCACAATTTTTCTAAATATACTTAAATGATCTGTTTTGCTCCGTTTGTGGTGCCTAGATTTCAACCATTCTCTCAAAGTCACACCATCAGTGTCAGACCCACCAGATCCTGGCCCTGTAGCATTATGAGGAGACTTTGCAGTCTTTAAACCTGAGCTCGGCAATGCATTAGAATCCATCTGAGTGTCAATACCAGACTTTATCGGGTTCTGATCTCTAGACTCAATATATAAGCCATTAGAAGATGGACCTTTACATACAACACCCTTTCCCTTCAATGTACTTCTACCAGAATACTCTGCAAATCCTGATTTGTGTATAACTTTTGTTTGTATTCCTTCGTGAGCATGACCTTCATCCTCTTTATGTTCAGCGGTATGCACGTCAGTGGACAGGTGCTGCATGACATGGCCCTGTTCATCATTGACTGGTTTTCTATCTAACATGTCTCGAAAAGACGTGGACCCAATATCCTCCCAAGCACTAGATGACTAGATGTAGCCTCAACACTCTTTCTGGCTATTATGCAATCACTTCCCATGCCTGAATCACCAACCGGTTGATAAATATGCCGCCATTGACTCCGGCTATTATGCAAAGGCCCTGGATTGTTCAAAGTACCAATATGTAGTCTAGAACCATTGTAACTTTTCACTGTTAGTTCTTCAACCATGGCACCAGCACCATCAGAAAATAGACTTGGGTGCAGATGCTCCCTTGCTTCAACCACATTCTTATCTTGTGAGATGTGGGAATAGGAAGTGTATATTTCTTGgggttttaatattttggggAATTCAGGGTTTAGTGAAAATCCATCATCTTTGGTTTGATGTTGCACACCCTCACCAACCTCCAATTCTTCGTCCATACTGTTAAAACTTATCATTTCATATCCCCTGGCACCCACAAACTACCTACATGACATGACAGAGCAATTCCAAGTTGTGGCAACCCTATATTAGGAAAGGTACTTAAACAATTAGCAATTGCAGACACACACCCCATTAAAAGAACATGCTTTTTTCAATAATAAGTGAGggaaatataaacaataaacaaCATACAGATAACGTATTTACATTCAAAAAATAACTGACCTGAAGGAAGGGAGAAAAGGAGAAGGCTTTGTAATGAAACGCTGAAAAGGGGTTTTAAAATGAGTGTGTGGGTTTTTGTTCCACCGCACACCGgataataaaagtaaaactaGTTATTCATAACTTGTTAGAAACGTCATGCTGCAATTTACAAGTTCTGTTTTCGAACAGTACAAATCTTCGTGATTCACATCCATGCTACATTCCACGTCAACGCTTCCACAAACAAATTTTACATGTTCTAACCTCTACATCATTTTTATACttgttttctattaattttacaaatgtaatttaatttcacTTGCTGATACCAAAATTTACACTGCTCACCACTTATTATGTTAATTTCTATACTAGtaaccattttaaaaaaatacacttacCCTAATCATgcatgaaaattataataataacccACATTTCATTttgcttcttaaaaaattaataacaataaccCACTAATAAACTGTCTTTTTCTGCTTACCGTCACTTATTTTGTTTAccaatttttctttccattacTAACATCTTATCCGATAGGATTTGGAAAGCTTTTTATAACTCTCGAAACAGGTCATTTCAAGACTTTTATCCAATTTTCCATTTGTGGAAAATAATACTATATGCAAAGCACTTGACCTATATAAGAAAATTGCATTTATTGTTGTACTATTAAATATATTCACCTCGTAGTATTTGCACTGCTGCACAATGGAAAGTATAACACAAACGAGTTTAAGggtataaatatttgtttcaaaatataacaaataagttATAATGATAGctaaatttatatgtttattttgaaaatataatttttgcttataaaaaagtctgttttctttttctagttttaaaaattatctctaTATTGAGAACTGGCGATGAATGATCCACGTTGATCTCGTATGGAACAGTACAGACGCAAAATTGCTTCACGTCCACTGATTCGTGATAtttgcttctttcttttcctattttgGTCAAAACCATAGCTCGTAGCCTCCTacttttatttactttaatGTCTTTGGTTCCTCTGATGCGACGTCGTATTGGGCCCAGCAAACCTCTCGCTATGCGGCGAGGttgaatttttccttttcttttgtgcAAGTTGGAATCATGTAGGTAGGCTATGTTTAACttgccaaaataaaattaaagctgATTTGATTTCATTTAAACATTCATTTAGTACGACTATcggtaaaattgattttttctaTTGCAACGGTCCACACCCAAACGAAAAAGAATTAAAGTTataaatgattttgtaaaaaaatttaaaataatatagtttatgtataaatatttttgttatgtttgttaaattcacttagttttcaaataattatcttaaaatcatttaaataataatttaagattaaatGATCATATAAAACTATGCATAAACATTAAACTTATACCTCTAACAAATAAAAGATTATACTAGGGGTGGAAATGAGCGGAGCAGCTTGTTGAAGGCTTTTGGCTCGGCCTATGTAAGGTTCGGCTCGGCTTGTTTACTATAAAGGTCAAGTTCAAGCTTTTTTAAAAAcctttttagataaaaaggtcTAGctcaaatcataaaaaaaacttgttaagcTTGACAAGCCGGCTtatttactaataataataataactttattttatcaaatcttatcttatcatcTTATtctatttagattttattttattcagattttattttgtccagattttatttcatcacaTCTTATCTTatacagattttattttatttcgtttatgggtttggacttaaaatagatttgtaagctttgaggCTGAGGActtatataacaacaccaaagTTTTAGTTGAGGGAGTTTTTTTttcggagaggagaataattatAGGATCTtagaatttcagtttttattactattcatgcacactgttcacgtagaataaaattcattttctgcaaaTCATCTCTAATCCATACATTTTCTAATCTtatgctctttttattttcttttgatatactttgggctttaacgacttgaattcaatatgattttgtttatcaattatttttgaatttgtacattacttatacgaaattttataagtttcattttttaattagtatttcactaggttttaaaataattaattaatcaaagacgTCTTTAAGCAGACTTTTAAATAAGCTTGTGGGTCAAGTCAAACTTTTATATAAGCCAAGCCGAGCCTTAACAAAAAGCCTATGATAGATAATGAGTCAAGCTTAAGCCTTATGTATTCAACTCAGGCCGAACTCAAGCTTAGTTAGGTTTGATTTGGCTTGGCTCATTTCCACCtcttattgataaaataaatttatttttacacactcattaatttgttaattttttaaataattatcttaaaataattttaacaataatttgtaattaaataataatttaaaattgtttcacACTgttaatacataaatattaaactcaTATCTTAGAGgaaaaaagattatatattGACCGTGTAAAACACTAATATTATGTATAactagtttgttaattttttaaataattatcttaaaataatttaaacaataatttataattaaataaaagtataaagagTGTATATCAATACTTGAATCCATTATATCAAATCTATTATCTACATTTTAATTCACATAAATATGTTTTGACAAATCAATAAAATACAAagacctttttttgtttaaatttaaaaaaaattactgcaAGATTTTAAAGTACTTTAAttctaataataaaacattacgaataagattattttaacttaatggaataaaataatttaaatcctTCAAACAATAgcaaaactctttttttctttattagttCTATGTCTTCCGCGTCCCTATCTCCTACCTCCAACCAAATAAGACTAGCAATAAGACACCTTTTTTTGGGTCTTGCATCATAatgggtaatttttttaaaaaaaattatcatagcagagatattttaaaaaaatgaaaatagataaattatgttttgaaataagattttattttttagaaaattattacattaaaatcatatatacatatataattttaatttcttaattattaaaagttgaaatcgTATTTTAACAtacatttcatataaaaaaaattaaaatcgtactttaaaatattttaaacaaataaaaaataaaatcgtaTCCtgatatataatttcttttttgtcaaatcttatatcaaaatttatccattttcataatttttttaaaaaaatacacattatgataatttttttaaaaatctccaTTTAATTAACCCCTTTTTTTAAATCTCATTAATCATGCGCGGCACATTCAAGGGATTCTCAATCGTAATAATTTCAATCTTTAAAGGGCATTTTATTCTAAAGAAATGCCAAGATTACCTCACCACCTTCACCAGAGAAGGACCAAACACAAAAGTAATAATAACAATACTGGTTATTCCATCTTTTCGACTCATCATGCGTGAGATATCTCgtcaaaattgtttattttcttttcatcgttatactcttttactttttatctttaactttcctttttcaatatttcttaatcaatttgGGTTGTGGTTATCAAGTTCCATTCCCAGGTAGTTTTCTCATATCTTTATCTGGAAAAAACAGAAATTCTATTAGATCAATTAATTGCTTATTTACttgatttgtttatatttattgatGAAGAAAATGTGTCATTTGATTTGTGGCATAATCTTTCTCTCGGGATGAATTTGTTTGTTACTTAAATTTggaataattaatgtaacaaatCTAATTAGAGCATATATGAATGATGAAAGGATTCAGGAtgagaaaaattattgaaaacaaTGAATATTTATGTCATAATTACCATTATGTTGGAATTTTTCACACATGCATCCAGGATGGATAGTTATTAGGTTTTAAAAGCTGTTGGCGTATTCCATCTCCACGTACATAGAATTTTCTCATGTACCCTCTAGATTCAATTGAGTTATGATTAAAACTAATAAgactttatgtatttttttaattatttgtcttTTTCCTAACTTGCAGTAATTTATGAATGCCGTTTATTTTTCCCCTCTATTTATAAGTGTTTGTTCTTGAATATGTTAGATTTTTGTCTTGTATTGAGTTGTTGAgacttcttttgtttttcttttttttttcaaacgaTAATTCTATCGATTCTTAATGCAAATATTTCAGAAATTATGGCTTAAAGTTGAACTTAATCCATTTTCATTATTCATTACCATCTTTCTCTGTATAAAAACTAGAAAGTGACACCAGAATAAGAATTTCGTACATGAAAAATACTATGGTTAGTTAGGCATGTATCATGATTATATGTTAAGAGAATTTTTTaaagtgattaaaaaaatgtgagcTTAAGAAATATAAGTTCTTAGTTGTTCCACTTGTTGGACTTTCATTCTTGtccatataaaatatatgataaacaAGTGTTGTCAACTTGACTTGCTAggtaaataatatatgtttttgtaGCATTTATATCGATTCGCCAATGAACTTGGAGGAAATGCTAATGTCCATTCCAGTTTAAAAGGGACCCTAGTTTGTTCAATAAATCAGGAAAACAACAA from Glycine soja cultivar W05 chromosome 8, ASM419377v2, whole genome shotgun sequence includes:
- the LOC114421066 gene encoding protein SPA1-RELATED 2-like, with the translated sequence MLDRKPVNDEQGHVMQHLSTDVHTAEHKEDEGHAHEGIQTKVIHKSGFAEYSGRSTLKGKGVVCKGPSSNGLYIESRDQNPIKSGIDTQMDSNALPSSGLKTAKSPHNATGPGSGGSDTDGVTLREWLKSRHHKRSKTDHLSIFRKIVDLVDGSHFEGVAMRNLYPSYIKLLPSNQVMYLGLPAQKQTLDSVANSEVLQLDNSFIRKRLSETVISPSLNLQLKKQKFNENARVAGDWSQCPPRTDLYLQIANDIKVNAVGSQNYYNEYKEDIQFSKHNIGRMSRIPHISSAGQLQLTSLNEGLEDKWYASPEGGCTTSSNIYCLGVLLFELLNHFDSERAHIAAMSNLRHRILPSVFLSEYPMEAGFCLWMMHPEPSSRPTLREILQSEVINGIHEVYCEELSSSLNQDDAESELLLHFLISLKEQKHMDANKLAEEIRCLESDVKEVERRHDLRKSLLPSSLQNDSSLQIENVSLKESIISNANELRLMKIIPRLESAYFSMRSKIKLPETDTATHPDKDILINHDNWCGAQKDMEQHKATDALGAFFDSLCKYARYSKFEVRGILRNTDFNNPANVICSLSFDRDEDYFAAAGISKKIKIFEFNALFNDSIDIHYPVVEMSNRSRLSCVCWNNYIQNYLASTDYDGAVKLWDANTGQGFSRFTEHEKRAWSVDFSLLCPTKFASGSDDCSVKLWNINEKNSLATIRNVANVCCVQFSTHSSHLLAFGSADYSAYCYDLRNLRNPWCVLAGHRKAVSYVKFLDSETLVSASTDNMLKIWDLNKTSPVGPSTSACSLTLSGHTNEKNFVGLSVADGYIACGSETNEVYVYHKSLPMPVTSHRFGSIDPISGEETDDDNGLFVSSVCWRGKSDMVVAANSSGCIKVLQMV